A single genomic interval of Acidobacteriota bacterium harbors:
- a CDS encoding iron-containing alcohol dehydrogenase, which yields MTEIPEDRAQLGGRALSRLRLGEGTDQGEGPRPRRGEQPFETRTHGSLHHRPPPADAGSVPRLRIAAATASGRRAEGERTLAARGGELQRLVGSVIDRCGCGRRHRVSVQLVAIERGALARVAEAAGRFAPRGALRLLADPETHEAAGAEIARRLRTAGRRVDECVLPRRPRADERHLEIAASRLPADLGGIVAVGSGTINDIGKELARRTGTPLITVGTAASMNGYASPVAALTIGGLKVTRPAPAPRALLLDTDVLAQAPARLRRAGFGDLASKPAAAADWLLSGILFGTPVCPLALEIAGRAVRSARARARAIGEGDPEAVAGLAESLVLSGISMELAGSSAPASGGEHLLSHYLDLSAAGWGRTPRLHGEQVAVGTRVSLALYRMIRQEGRRHLSGPSPADETDVELERLHDHLRPDTRAAVLAAARAKRDRSPGRDERRRRYAAEWEAIWRCLDSSLLSSAGLDDDLAAAGVPATFEAIGVPPRRARDLIVRARHMRDRFTVLDFAADLGLLERAADRLASL from the coding sequence GTGACCGAGATCCCAGAGGATCGGGCCCAGCTCGGGGGCCGGGCGCTTTCTCGTCTGCGCCTCGGTGAGGGGACGGATCAGGGCGAGGGTCCGCGCCCGCGCCGCGGCGAGCAGCCCTTCGAGACGCGGACGCACGGATCGCTCCACCACCGCCCTCCCCCGGCCGACGCCGGATCGGTGCCTCGGCTTAGGATAGCGGCCGCGACCGCCTCAGGCCGGCGCGCGGAAGGAGAGCGGACGTTGGCAGCTCGCGGCGGGGAGTTGCAAAGACTGGTGGGCTCGGTGATCGACCGCTGCGGCTGCGGCCGGCGCCACCGCGTCTCGGTGCAGCTGGTGGCGATCGAACGGGGCGCGCTCGCACGCGTCGCGGAGGCTGCCGGGCGCTTCGCGCCGCGGGGCGCGCTGCGTCTCCTCGCCGACCCCGAAACGCACGAGGCGGCGGGGGCCGAGATCGCGCGCCGGCTCCGGACGGCGGGAAGGCGCGTGGACGAGTGCGTGCTGCCTCGACGCCCCCGGGCCGACGAACGGCATCTCGAGATCGCCGCGTCGCGGCTCCCCGCGGATCTCGGCGGCATCGTCGCCGTGGGCTCCGGCACGATCAACGACATCGGGAAGGAACTCGCGCGCCGCACCGGGACGCCGCTGATCACCGTCGGAACCGCCGCGTCGATGAACGGGTACGCCTCGCCGGTGGCGGCCCTCACCATCGGCGGTCTCAAGGTGACCCGGCCGGCGCCGGCCCCGCGGGCTCTCCTGCTCGACACCGATGTGCTCGCGCAGGCACCCGCCCGGCTGCGGCGGGCGGGCTTCGGCGACCTCGCCAGCAAACCGGCGGCCGCCGCCGATTGGTTGCTGTCGGGCATCCTCTTCGGAACGCCCGTCTGCCCGCTCGCCCTGGAGATCGCCGGCCGCGCGGTGCGGAGCGCCAGGGCCCGAGCCCGTGCCATCGGCGAGGGTGATCCGGAGGCGGTCGCCGGCCTCGCGGAGTCGCTGGTGCTCTCCGGCATCTCCATGGAACTGGCCGGGTCGTCAGCCCCCGCCTCCGGCGGCGAGCACCTGCTCAGCCACTATCTCGACCTCTCCGCGGCGGGCTGGGGCCGGACTCCCCGGCTCCACGGCGAGCAGGTGGCGGTGGGAACGCGGGTGAGCCTCGCGCTGTACCGGATGATCCGCCAGGAGGGGCGCCGGCACCTGTCCGGACCCTCTCCGGCCGACGAGACGGACGTCGAGCTCGAGCGGTTGCACGATCACCTTCGTCCCGACACCCGCGCCGCGGTCCTGGCGGCCGCGCGCGCCAAACGGGACCGCAGCCCCGGGAGAGACGAGCGGCGGCGGCGCTACGCCGCGGAGTGGGAGGCGATCTGGCGGTGCCTCGACAGTTCGCTCCTGTCGAGCGCGGGCCTGGACGACGACCTCGCCGCCGCGGGGGTCCCGGCGACGTTCGAGGCGATCGGCGTGCCGCCCCGGCGGGCGCGCGACCTGATCGTCCGGGCGCGTCACATGCGCGACCGGTTCACGGTCCTGGACTTCGCCGCCGATCTGGGACTGCTCGAGCGGGCGGCCGACCGCCTCGCATCCCTTTGA
- a CDS encoding SDR family oxidoreductase, with the protein MKGFAGTRAVVTGAGRGLGLEFTRQLLAAGAEVFALARKPDRSPGLESLQEAHPRALRVARADVTDEALIGAAHEAIRSVWDGIDLLINNAGTYGRHDATLSSLDRDELIGVFDVNVLGPLRVTRILLDLIRRGRSPRVANLSSLMGSIADNHSGGSWAYRISKAALNMATRNLAHELTPLGIVAVALHPGWVRTDMGGENAPLAPQEAVEAMLATIGSLGPDQAGRFLDRNGHPLPY; encoded by the coding sequence ATGAAGGGATTCGCCGGAACGCGCGCGGTGGTAACCGGGGCCGGACGCGGTCTCGGTCTGGAGTTCACCCGACAACTGCTGGCCGCAGGAGCGGAGGTCTTCGCGCTGGCACGGAAGCCGGACCGCTCACCGGGCCTGGAATCGCTGCAGGAGGCCCATCCGAGGGCCCTGCGCGTGGCCCGCGCCGACGTCACCGACGAAGCGCTCATCGGGGCGGCGCACGAGGCGATCCGTTCGGTGTGGGACGGGATCGATCTCTTGATCAACAACGCCGGGACCTACGGCCGGCACGATGCGACGCTCAGCTCCCTCGACCGGGACGAACTGATCGGAGTTTTCGACGTCAACGTGCTGGGGCCCCTCCGCGTGACCCGCATCCTTCTCGATCTGATCCGGCGGGGCCGCTCGCCCCGCGTGGCGAACCTGTCGTCGCTGATGGGCTCCATCGCCGACAACCACAGCGGCGGGAGCTGGGCCTACCGGATCAGCAAGGCGGCACTCAACATGGCGACGCGGAATCTCGCCCACGAGCTCACGCCGCTGGGGATCGTCGCCGTGGCCCTTCATCCCGGATGGGTGCGCACCGACATGGGAGGCGAAAACGCGCCGCTCGCGCCCCAGGAGGCCGTGGAGGCGATGCTGGCGACGATCGGGAGCCTCGGACCCGACCAGGCCGGCCGGTTCCTCGACCGGAACGGCCATCCGCTTCCTTACTGA
- a CDS encoding sigma-70 family RNA polymerase sigma factor, with translation MPSRSAPRRWRTRRLLDVYLEEARRVTDGARREETRERGGRPRAGKIAPERVRELVEPHLFFVVQMAGEYRSRDIPFEDVLAEGNAGLVEAAHHYDPSHNVKFLTYASWWIRKRILDLLGREGKAVRLTRYARDRRRQVRQALDGLRAELGREPTSEEIADALGLPAEKVREESGGVVVMSIDGASQASDGIPMQERLPDRLAHTPEEALLREQTRRQVLKEVARLPQRERIVILNRFGLDGTEARTFEELGRILGVSRERARQLEAEALRKLRRRLQRRFSGSRPSRPGSRPAP, from the coding sequence GTGCCTTCACGCTCCGCCCCAAGGCGTTGGCGCACGCGGCGGCTCCTCGATGTCTACCTGGAGGAAGCGCGGCGGGTCACCGACGGGGCGCGCCGCGAGGAGACCCGGGAACGCGGGGGCCGGCCTCGGGCGGGGAAGATCGCTCCCGAGCGGGTGCGCGAGCTGGTGGAACCGCACCTGTTCTTCGTCGTCCAGATGGCCGGCGAGTACCGGTCGCGCGACATCCCCTTCGAGGACGTTCTCGCCGAGGGGAACGCCGGCCTGGTCGAGGCGGCCCACCACTACGATCCGTCGCACAACGTCAAGTTCCTCACCTACGCCTCGTGGTGGATCCGGAAGCGGATCCTCGACCTGCTCGGCCGGGAGGGCAAGGCGGTGCGGCTGACCCGCTACGCGCGCGACCGTCGGCGGCAGGTCCGGCAAGCCCTCGACGGGCTGCGGGCGGAACTGGGACGCGAGCCCACGAGCGAGGAGATCGCGGACGCGCTGGGCCTGCCCGCCGAGAAGGTCCGCGAGGAGTCGGGTGGCGTCGTGGTCATGTCGATCGACGGGGCGAGCCAGGCATCGGACGGCATCCCGATGCAGGAGCGCCTTCCCGACCGCCTCGCGCACACGCCGGAAGAGGCGTTGCTGAGGGAGCAGACGCGGCGCCAGGTGCTCAAGGAGGTCGCCCGGCTCCCTCAGCGCGAGCGGATCGTGATCCTCAACCGGTTCGGCCTCGACGGAACCGAGGCGCGCACCTTCGAGGAGCTGGGACGGATCCTCGGGGTGAGCCGGGAACGGGCCCGGCAACTGGAGGCCGAGGCCCTGCGCAAGCTGCGGCGCCGGCTCCAGCGTCGCTTCTCGGGATCGCGCCCATCGCGGCCCGGCAGCCGGCCGGCACCCTGA
- a CDS encoding haloacid dehalogenase, with protein sequence MKPAGPPFETVVFDCDSTLVAIEGIDELARRRGIDIADDTRAAMEGRLPLEAVYRRRLERVRPSREDMDWLARRYVESLVPGAVETVLALAVLGKKVHIVSGGLEPAVRAVAERLGIDRSRVHAVAVRFGAGGEYAGYDTASPLARSGGKREVCAGIVASDGGPAALVGDGLTDVEAGEAGLFVVGFGGVVARPEVRRRADAWCPGPGLVPVLDHLLAPDERHAAGPPGGGA encoded by the coding sequence GTGAAGCCGGCGGGCCCGCCGTTCGAGACGGTCGTCTTCGACTGCGACAGCACTCTCGTTGCGATCGAGGGAATCGACGAGCTGGCCCGGCGCCGTGGGATCGATATCGCGGACGACACGCGCGCCGCGATGGAGGGTCGGCTGCCGCTGGAGGCGGTCTACCGGCGCCGGCTCGAGCGGGTTCGTCCGAGCCGGGAGGACATGGACTGGCTGGCCCGGCGGTACGTGGAGAGCCTCGTGCCGGGGGCGGTCGAGACCGTGCTCGCGCTGGCGGTTCTCGGGAAGAAGGTCCACATCGTCAGCGGCGGGCTCGAGCCGGCGGTGAGGGCGGTGGCGGAGCGCCTCGGGATCGACCGCTCGCGCGTCCACGCTGTGGCGGTGCGCTTCGGCGCCGGCGGAGAGTACGCGGGTTACGACACGGCTTCCCCGCTGGCGAGATCGGGAGGGAAACGGGAAGTCTGCGCCGGGATCGTCGCGAGCGATGGCGGGCCGGCCGCCCTCGTCGGCGACGGGCTCACCGATGTCGAGGCGGGGGAGGCGGGGCTGTTCGTGGTCGGGTTCGGGGGCGTCGTCGCGCGACCCGAGGTCCGGCGCCGGGCCGACGCCTGGTGTCCCGGCCCCGGCCTCGTCCCGGTGCTCGACCATCTCCTCGCCCCTGACGAGCGCCACGCGGCGGGCCCGCCGGGAGGCGGAGCGTGA
- the sppA gene encoding signal peptide peptidase SppA — translation MAKRPGSRGLLVAVFVVVGFAAAGLFVALLLAGGGELPWVRHPVLHIDLDGPVVEIAPRDPIAEMLGRRRLSMRDLLDGLEKASEDHAIEGLLLDIGSPSLGWAQIEELREAIRRFRENGKWATAYLDTAGELGGGNGIYLLATACDRIVLAPPGDVGLTGLRIETPFVRGLLDKLGVEPQFGQRKEFKNAVNVFTSRDYTPAHREATERLLDSLFASLVEGVASGRGLTPERVRELIDGGPYTSAEALEAGLVDEVAYRDEVLAKIESDTGSDDPLVPLQRYLRSGRPHAAGGHKIAVVYAVGQIALGRSRKLPTGLRVMGSETMTRALRRAREDRSVEAVVLRVDSPGGSYVASDLIRREVELTKREKPVIVSMGNVAASGGYFISMHADRILADTDTLTGSIGVYAGKFVTRRFWRDKLGINFGGIQRGANAEMMSSQEPFDERARARLEALLDRIYDDFVTKAAEGRGMTPEELEPLARGRVWTGRDALERGLVDEIGGLQRAIAVAAERAGIPEGAAIAIEVLPRPQTFLEALLDGNDDTLAALPAGAREALDELVFATEPGERWLFDPDLPRVR, via the coding sequence GTGGCGAAACGCCCGGGATCACGTGGCCTGCTCGTCGCGGTCTTCGTCGTGGTCGGCTTCGCGGCGGCGGGGCTTTTCGTCGCGCTCCTTCTCGCGGGCGGCGGCGAGCTGCCTTGGGTCCGGCATCCGGTCCTGCACATCGACCTCGACGGGCCGGTGGTCGAGATCGCCCCGCGCGATCCGATCGCGGAGATGCTGGGCCGGCGCCGCCTCTCGATGCGGGACCTTCTCGACGGCCTGGAGAAGGCGAGCGAGGACCACGCGATCGAGGGCCTTCTGCTCGACATCGGGTCGCCGTCGCTCGGGTGGGCTCAGATCGAGGAGCTGCGGGAGGCGATCCGGCGGTTCCGCGAGAACGGCAAGTGGGCGACGGCCTACCTCGACACCGCCGGCGAGCTCGGCGGCGGGAACGGCATCTACCTGCTGGCCACGGCCTGCGATCGGATCGTCCTCGCTCCTCCGGGCGACGTCGGGCTGACGGGTCTCCGCATCGAGACGCCCTTCGTCAGGGGGCTGCTCGACAAGCTCGGGGTGGAGCCCCAGTTCGGGCAGCGCAAGGAGTTCAAGAACGCCGTCAACGTCTTCACCAGCCGCGACTACACGCCGGCCCATCGCGAGGCGACCGAGCGGCTGCTGGACTCGCTGTTCGCCTCGCTGGTCGAGGGCGTCGCCTCCGGGCGGGGGCTGACCCCGGAACGGGTGAGGGAGCTGATCGACGGCGGCCCCTACACGTCGGCCGAAGCGCTCGAGGCGGGCCTGGTCGACGAAGTCGCCTACCGCGACGAGGTGCTGGCGAAGATCGAGTCCGACACGGGCAGCGACGATCCGCTCGTTCCCCTCCAGCGCTATCTGCGCAGCGGCCGTCCGCACGCCGCCGGAGGCCACAAGATCGCCGTCGTCTACGCGGTCGGCCAGATCGCCCTCGGCCGCTCGCGGAAGCTCCCCACCGGCCTGCGTGTGATGGGTTCGGAGACGATGACCCGGGCGCTGAGGCGGGCGCGGGAGGACCGGTCGGTGGAGGCGGTCGTGCTGCGGGTGGACAGCCCCGGGGGATCCTACGTCGCCTCCGACCTCATCCGGCGGGAGGTGGAACTCACGAAACGGGAGAAGCCGGTGATCGTCTCCATGGGCAACGTCGCGGCGTCCGGCGGGTACTTCATTTCGATGCACGCCGACAGGATCCTCGCCGACACGGACACCCTCACCGGCTCGATCGGCGTCTACGCGGGGAAGTTCGTCACCAGACGTTTCTGGCGCGACAAGCTGGGCATCAACTTCGGAGGGATCCAGCGGGGCGCCAACGCCGAGATGATGTCGAGCCAGGAGCCGTTCGACGAGCGGGCGCGCGCCCGGCTCGAGGCGCTGCTCGACAGGATCTACGACGATTTCGTGACGAAGGCCGCCGAGGGGCGCGGCATGACGCCCGAGGAGCTGGAGCCGCTGGCGCGCGGGCGGGTCTGGACCGGCCGCGACGCGCTGGAACGGGGGCTGGTGGACGAGATCGGCGGCCTGCAGCGCGCCATCGCCGTCGCCGCCGAGCGGGCCGGGATCCCGGAGGGGGCGGCGATCGCGATCGAGGTGCTTCCGCGGCCGCAGACCTTCCTCGAAGCCCTGCTCGACGGTAACGACGACACGCTCGCGGCCCTGCCCGCCGGCGCGCGGGAGGCGCTCGACGAACTCGTCTTTGCCACCGAGCCGGGGGAGCGGTGGCTCTTCGACCCGGATCTGCCGCGCGTGCGCTGA
- the egtB gene encoding ergothioneine biosynthesis protein EgtB, whose translation MVERSVRPRLEGLLAAARARTLALIRPLTEAQTRKRPAPELGPILWDLGHVAAFEAAWLLGRAGERRLPAAFDPFARPRARRSAEELPGLRETLDEMERVRSEVLSRSRDGRLPLGSAEERFLVRMVAQHEGQHQETILQSIDALASSGERTGPPPLPPLPRLARAGADEDRLTFGGGRVVVGTGDREWSYDNERPAHEVELRPFRLDRFPVTNRRYREFVEAGGYRRRDLWSEDGWRAKEDEGWTAPLGWVDDRRGPGVVRFGRREPLDPACPVERISLFEAEAFARWCRARLPTEEEWEAAARGACGALPVAGGLYEWTASPFRPYPGFAVYPYPGYSRPFFTGEYRVLRGASRAAPPSLARPTYRNWDRPERRRLFAGLRLAWGDR comes from the coding sequence GTGGTGGAGCGATCCGTGCGTCCGCGTCTCGAAGGGCTGCTCGCCGCGGCGCGGGCGCGGACCCTCGCCCTGATCCGTCCCCTCACCGAGGCGCAGACGAGAAAGCGCCCGGCCCCCGAGCTGGGCCCGATCCTCTGGGATCTCGGTCACGTCGCCGCCTTCGAAGCCGCGTGGCTGCTGGGCCGGGCCGGCGAGCGGCGACTGCCGGCGGCGTTCGATCCCTTCGCCCGCCCGCGCGCCCGGAGGAGCGCCGAGGAGCTGCCCGGCCTGCGGGAAACGCTCGACGAGATGGAGCGTGTCCGTTCCGAGGTGCTCTCCCGGTCGAGGGACGGACGTCTGCCGCTCGGCTCGGCGGAGGAGCGGTTTCTCGTCCGGATGGTGGCCCAGCACGAAGGCCAGCACCAGGAGACGATCCTCCAGTCGATCGACGCGCTGGCCTCGTCGGGTGAGCGGACGGGTCCGCCCCCCTTGCCTCCGCTTCCCCGGCTGGCCCGCGCCGGCGCCGACGAGGATCGCCTGACTTTCGGCGGGGGACGGGTCGTGGTGGGGACCGGCGACCGCGAGTGGTCCTACGACAACGAGCGCCCGGCCCACGAGGTCGAGCTTCGCCCCTTCCGGCTGGACCGGTTCCCCGTGACGAACCGGCGGTACCGCGAGTTCGTCGAGGCGGGCGGTTACCGGCGGCGCGACCTGTGGAGCGAAGACGGCTGGCGGGCGAAGGAGGACGAGGGCTGGACGGCGCCGCTCGGCTGGGTGGACGACCGGCGGGGTCCGGGTGTCGTCCGCTTCGGTCGCCGGGAACCTCTCGATCCCGCGTGCCCGGTGGAACGGATCAGCCTCTTCGAGGCGGAGGCTTTCGCGCGATGGTGCCGCGCGCGGTTGCCCACCGAAGAGGAGTGGGAGGCTGCCGCGAGGGGGGCGTGCGGCGCCCTGCCCGTAGCGGGTGGCCTGTACGAGTGGACGGCTTCTCCTTTCCGCCCGTACCCCGGGTTCGCGGTCTATCCCTATCCGGGCTACAGCCGGCCCTTTTTCACCGGGGAGTACCGCGTGCTTCGCGGAGCGAGCCGGGCCGCTCCGCCTTCGCTGGCCCGCCCCACATACAGGAACTGGGACCGGCCGGAACGGCGCCGGCTCTTCGCCGGCCTGCGGCTCGCCTGGGGGGATCGCTGA
- a CDS encoding ergothioneine biosynthesis protein EgtC yields the protein MCRLAVLVADRPRPLSALLYDAPHSLERQSYAPREMIAGTVNVDGTGVAWWPEREDEPLRYVTERPPWSDPNLPQLARRLRGRVQLACVRSATPGLAFGAAAVQPFAAGRIAGALNGFIEGYRDGMERQLALRLPEAWFGRLASGSDASSVFLLAASRAGGEDPEALARAAASAVSETAALCRRDGRAASLNLVLVTGRGVAAVRAAEGLPPNTLYVRLEKGCALEVASEPTDPGGEWRSVPPGRVVFGTELGVRTVPLEEFGS from the coding sequence ATGTGCCGGCTGGCCGTTCTCGTGGCGGATCGTCCGCGCCCGCTGTCCGCGCTCCTGTACGACGCTCCCCACTCGCTGGAGCGCCAGAGCTACGCTCCGCGCGAGATGATCGCGGGCACGGTGAACGTCGACGGCACCGGGGTTGCGTGGTGGCCGGAGCGCGAGGACGAGCCGCTCCGTTACGTGACCGAGCGTCCCCCGTGGTCCGACCCGAATCTCCCCCAGCTGGCGCGGCGCCTGCGCGGACGGGTCCAGCTCGCCTGCGTCCGGTCGGCCACGCCCGGTCTGGCCTTCGGTGCGGCGGCGGTCCAGCCGTTCGCGGCCGGCCGGATCGCGGGTGCGCTCAACGGCTTCATCGAGGGGTACCGCGACGGGATGGAACGACAGCTCGCTCTGAGACTTCCGGAAGCGTGGTTCGGCCGGCTCGCATCCGGTTCCGACGCCTCGTCGGTGTTCCTCCTCGCCGCCTCGCGGGCCGGCGGAGAGGATCCGGAGGCGCTCGCCCGCGCGGCGGCGTCGGCGGTGAGCGAAACCGCAGCGCTTTGCCGCCGGGACGGTCGCGCCGCCTCTCTCAACCTCGTCCTCGTGACGGGCCGCGGTGTCGCGGCCGTCCGGGCGGCGGAGGGCCTTCCGCCGAACACGCTCTACGTCCGCCTCGAGAAAGGGTGCGCGCTGGAGGTGGCCTCCGAGCCGACCGATCCGGGCGGGGAATGGCGGTCCGTTCCTCCCGGACGGGTCGTCTTCGGAACCGAGCTCGGCGTGCGGACCGTTCCGCTGGAGGAATTCGGGTCGTGA
- the egtD gene encoding L-histidine N(alpha)-methyltransferase, whose amino-acid sequence MAVRSSRTGRLRNRARRADRSAGGIRVVNGGSQRGIVITRIPESASSRNRLEEEIRAGFLSSPKRIPSKYFYDERGSRLFDRITRLPEYYLTRAETEILERRAVEIIELSRPEELVELGAGFSRKTRLLVAAMLGAGTGHRYLPLDVSEESLVDGAERLRELFPELDVHVVVGDFTKHLSAVPRSGRQLVCFLGSTVGNLRPRQRARFYNALRARLRPDDRLLIGYDLVKDRRTLEAAYNDARGVTAEFNRNILEVLNREFGADFEPAAFEHVARYDPERRWIASSLRATRAMSVNLRAVGLEVTIEAGERIETEVSAKFDGPAVVRELAEAGLEAVWMRTDAENRFMLALVGPGREAPAEER is encoded by the coding sequence ATGGCGGTCCGTTCCTCCCGGACGGGTCGTCTTCGGAACCGAGCTCGGCGTGCGGACCGTTCCGCTGGAGGAATTCGGGTCGTGAACGGCGGGTCGCAGCGGGGGATCGTGATCACGCGGATTCCGGAGAGCGCCTCCTCTCGGAACCGGCTGGAAGAGGAGATTCGAGCGGGATTTCTCTCTTCGCCGAAGCGGATCCCTTCCAAGTACTTCTACGACGAACGTGGCTCGCGGCTGTTCGATCGGATCACGCGCCTGCCGGAGTACTACCTCACGCGGGCCGAGACCGAGATCCTCGAGAGGCGCGCCGTGGAGATCATCGAGCTGTCGCGGCCGGAAGAGCTCGTCGAGCTCGGGGCGGGATTTTCGCGCAAGACCCGATTGCTCGTCGCCGCGATGCTGGGGGCCGGCACCGGCCACCGCTACCTGCCGCTCGACGTGAGCGAGGAGTCTCTCGTCGATGGAGCCGAACGCCTCCGGGAGCTGTTTCCGGAACTCGACGTGCATGTCGTCGTGGGCGACTTCACGAAGCATCTGTCCGCGGTGCCGCGTTCCGGGCGTCAGCTCGTCTGTTTCCTCGGCTCGACGGTGGGAAACCTCCGCCCCCGGCAGCGCGCCCGCTTCTACAACGCGTTGCGGGCGCGGCTTCGCCCGGACGATCGGCTCCTCATCGGATACGACTTGGTCAAGGATCGCAGGACGCTCGAGGCCGCCTACAACGACGCACGAGGAGTGACGGCGGAGTTCAACCGGAACATCCTCGAGGTGCTGAACCGCGAGTTCGGTGCCGACTTCGAGCCGGCGGCGTTCGAGCATGTCGCGCGGTACGATCCGGAACGGCGGTGGATCGCGAGTTCGCTGCGGGCCACCCGTGCCATGAGCGTGAACTTGCGGGCCGTCGGGCTCGAGGTGACGATCGAGGCGGGGGAACGGATCGAAACCGAAGTGTCGGCGAAGTTCGATGGCCCGGCGGTCGTCCGCGAGCTCGCGGAGGCGGGACTCGAGGCGGTCTGGATGAGAACCGACGCCGAGAATCGGTTCATGCTGGCGCTCGTCGGGCCCGGACGGGAAGCGCCGGCGGAGGAGCGGTGA